The genomic DNA AGAGTACAGAGAATTATAGAAGATTAAGAGAAGCTCTTTACATGGCATTGATTAACTCAGCTGCCGAGAACAACATCACCTTTGTGCGACCTGCATATTTTATAATAAGTGGTTTTATTGGCATACCTAATATTAGATAttattttgtctttctgtgttttatttacattctTTCAGTGGTGGGAAACACATTAGTGATGATTGTAATAACATTGGATCACATGTTGAGAAGTCCTAAATATATTGCTGTTTTTAACCTTACATTTACGGACCTGTTAAGTAGCTCTGCTTTGGTTCCAAAGGTTGttgacatttttctgtttaaccATTATTATATTTCCTACAATGACTGCTTgacttttatgtttttcagcTTTACTTTATATGCGATGCAGGCTTTTAATCTGGTTGTATTGTCCTTTGACAGAGTCATGGCTATCATGTACCCTCTGCACTATCAAATGAGAGTGAGCCACAAGCTCATTTTGTCTTTGACTGCTTTTTTCTGGCTTCTTGCCATAACTCTTACACTCATTGCAGTTGGCCTTCTCACCAGACTTTCCTTCTGTCAGTCTGTGATTATTCAGAGCTACTATTGTGATAATGGTCCTATGTATCGTCTTGGCTGCAATGATGCTACCCCTAATTATATATTTGCTGCTTTGGCAATAGTTCTTGTTCTTGGGTTTCCACTGGCATTTATCGTGGGAAGCTACTGCTGTATCGGTTATTCTTTGTCAAAAATTTCTACATTTAGGGAAAGAGTGAAAGCTTTTAAAACCTGCACAGGTCACCTTTCATTAGTGGCAATTTATTTCCTTCCTGTTATATTTGTGTATGCTTTTGGGCGTGTAATACATCCAAATGCAAGGATCATAAACCTTTCTATTGCCACTGTATTGCCTCCCATGTTAAACCCAATAATCTATGTTCTTCAGACACAGGAGATCAAAGAATCATTGAGAAGATTGTTGAAAGCTAGAGTGCAGGCTAAATTGGAAGTGTTTAGATTTAAACATTTGTAGTTCCCGATTTCTATTCtttcattcaattttatttctttttcagtttacTATGTAGGTGAAGTATTTCATACACAGTATTGCAGCCTTTTATGCAGCCAAAACATCAAGATTTCATTTGGAACAATAAACAATATAACTACTTTATTCACCGAAAAGCAAAATGATCTAAAACGTTACTGTCAGAATAAAAATTGACAAAAGACAGCCACAGCCAAGAACCGTAATAAAGGACATTTATTCTTGCAAGGGAGCAAAAGCATCAAATACAAGGTTTCATATTAGATTTTGTCAATTCCACCCTCCTTTGCCTTAAAACTGTCACAAAATAAATTTTTCTTTCTACAGGCATCTCACGGGTACAGttatgagtgtgtgtgctgtaGTAAATAGATATTGAGTAGATAATTGAGTAGTATAATATGATCACATTTTTTTGCAACTTGGGTGTACTTCCAGGCACCGAGTTTATCTCTGACTATAATGCAGCTCTCGCTAATTAGAACATTGTATAACATATTTTTTACCCATCAGTTAAGCACgaaaatctaaaaatgtcacaacaaaataaaataataaaaaatgtaaataaaataaaataaaataaaaaatttaataaCATAGAGTAGCAGCAGTCTCGTCATTCCTCATTTGTATTACTTTTATGGTACAGGTATAGGCTCTTAATTACTCATTCTTCTTCATGCATACTGTTATTGTATGTGTGGTTGTGCATTCAAAAAGAAGCACCTAAATCCACTAATAGTAGATAAGTTTGTGTTTtaagtagagatggcacgataccacttttttatgtccgataccgataccgatatcataaatttggatatctgccgataccgatatgaatccgatatagtgtgttttttaatcaataaaactgtttttttaatatcttgctgcattttgtataagttcatactcaagtttaaataaacaataacactaaagctattctgttatacctgtatgtaaaaaatacactgcacccaaaatatttcatagttcagcaacactgatcaatctaataaacttaaacctactccatcctccctattctggtattttaaagagtatttagcagaaatattaagcaacctaactaatagggttgcaaactcccagcaaaaaaaaaatagggaaccaccccccaccctccacctcatgatgcttaatcgatgtaatcaactttaatttgatgcagggtgaaaaaaaatgcacagaattaaattatttttcaagaataattaaatagattcaacatctttcttcaacagaattgcagactgcacagatggtactttccaaacggaaaaagtactatagcttactagggtatattagacttaacagttactatatacagtaatggacttgtatacattttacatcagattaaaactttgggtgtaagattcagataattatttattaaaagctatacattttaaatgagaataagaaagaaaagtatgtctttgtgcccccttttccctgttaatgccctatcggcccccctggctaaactttgctagatccgcccctgcacagttaccagccgtcagctacgtagaaaaggatcctggtgtagaaagtaatattaaataaaaattctaaCAGCAGCTTATCAagtttaaacgtgctgctgttgttcagtcgctggtttcctctttctggtgcaaagtgggccaaaaacaaagaagagagacggactcgcgacagaaaagccgatcagctgatcattaagcagtttcacgattgaagtagcagcaggaaggtgagggagggagagagaggcagtcgctccatatatcggttgttaagtttaacatgggaacgctttacaaacattcagagatgaacttacacacttgctttacttctctctgggataacgtcctcggagatgaaatgctggtttggtagcgaggctacaaatacacacagccgctctatcacgtgacgcatactgctccgacgtgctacggttatgagccgagttacgccgtgtcgcaagttttgtgaggtgtttttttttttatatttaatgtatcggattacatttttaatttctcaccgatatccgatccagtaatttacgtcagtatcggaccgataccgatacgtaatatcggatcggtccatctctagttttaAGTGCTGACCAGGTTTATAGAAGCCTACATTGGACTGTATTAAAATGATGATATAAAATGGGGAAACTTCACCTGAGtgtaaatacaaatgaaaatcCAAAAAGTTTAATGTTCTTTGGGTATACTTCTGTAGGTGTTCTATATCATATAAATgcttcaaattcagttttcaaagtCATAGCATTCAAttccctttatttatttatttataaataaaacattcaaacacTCATACACACCCTTGATGGCTGCctctcaaaatgtttttttgaaatGATTTGTTTTCTGTCTGACTTTATGGATATTGGGTATTTGTTATGGAAACAAACATGATTAAGCAAGTAAGCCTGTATGAGAGGATTTaagaattacacacacacacacacacacacacacatacatatagtcTTCTTATTATTAGCAGTTATTAGTTTGAATAATCAGGTGACTGAACTGAATATAATGTACATTTTACACACCATGGAAATATTGTAGGAAAAACAGGTTGCAGAATACACTCATGGGATCATGCCTGAAGATAAATATTGAGGGGATCTGCAAACAGTTAAAGCATGCAAGAGCTTCATCATCTGGTGTACTGCATGTGCATAACAAAACCCAGTCAGCCAGTGCTGCCACCTGTCTCATCAGCACTTGGGCAACATAAGCTTGGCAGAAATCTTACAATGGACTTTTTTAACTCTGCACTTGGgaaaaatatcacttttttgCGTCCTGCATTTTTCATTATAAGTGGATTTATTGGCATTCctaatataaaatattattatgcctttctgttttttgtttatattattTCTGTTCTGGCAAACACAGCTGTCATGGCCGCAATATATTTGGATCACAATCTAAGAACACCGAAATATATTGCAGTTTTCAATCTTGCATTGGTTGATCTGTTAGGTAACTCTGCTATGGTGCCAAAGGTTCTCGATATCTTTTTGTTTAATCACCCCCACATTTCCTATAATGACTGCTTGACattcctgtttttctgctatGTATTCCTTTCAATGCAAGCTCTAAATCTGGTTGCACTGTCATATGACAGAGTTATGGCGATCGTTTACCCACTGCATTATCAACTGAAGGTAACTCACAAGCTTATGTTCTCTTTAATTGCCTCTTTCTGGGTGTTTGTCATTATTGTTATACTTATTGCAACTGGCCTTCTTACAAGGCTTTC from Oreochromis niloticus isolate F11D_XX linkage group LG10, O_niloticus_UMD_NMBU, whole genome shotgun sequence includes the following:
- the LOC109203811 gene encoding olfactory receptor 1500-like, whose amino-acid sequence is MALINSAAENNITFVRPAYFIISGFIGIPNIRYYFVFLCFIYILSVVGNTLVMIVITLDHMLRSPKYIAVFNLTFTDLLSSSALVPKVVDIFLFNHYYISYNDCLTFMFFSFTLYAMQAFNLVVLSFDRVMAIMYPLHYQMRVSHKLILSLTAFFWLLAITLTLIAVGLLTRLSFCQSVIIQSYYCDNGPMYRLGCNDATPNYIFAALAIVLVLGFPLAFIVGSYCCIGYSLSKISTFRERVKAFKTCTGHLSLVAIYFLPVIFVYAFGRVIHPNARIINLSIATVLPPMLNPIIYVLQTQEIKESLRRLLKARVQAKLEVFRFKHL
- the LOC109203810 gene encoding olfactory receptor 1-like, with amino-acid sequence MDFFNSALGKNITFLRPAFFIISGFIGIPNIKYYYAFLFFVYIISVLANTAVMAAIYLDHNLRTPKYIAVFNLALVDLLGNSAMVPKVLDIFLFNHPHISYNDCLTFLFFCYVFLSMQALNLVALSYDRVMAIVYPLHYQLKVTHKLMFSLIASFWVFVIIVILIATGLLTRLSFCESVVIKSYFCDHGQIYRLACNDFTPSDITAWILPALILWLPLTIVLLSYLIIGYALAKVATVRERMKGFKTCTAHLSLVAIYFLPVLITFILRANIEPNARIINLSLTSVFPPMLNPIIYVLQTREIKESLKKLKGRITTHYKNRKVKFKK